The Alphaproteobacteria bacterium sequence CCTTTAGAAGTATTATTAAGTTTTCTTTTGTTTTTTGATCTATAAAACACATTAATTCATTGATACTTAGAATGTCTTTTTGACACAAAAACGATTTAGCAATCCGGTCTATAATCTCGTTAAAAATGCTTATGTCATTATCATAAACAAATTTAAGTTTTTCAATGAGTCTAAAAACGCAACTTTCTTTATTTTCACAGTCGTAAATCCACTTTCTGACGGTATACTGCTTTTGTGGAACATACTGAGCTGAACAATATTGCGGTAGAATATATTGAGAATGGTTTTTATTCGTTAAAAACATCTCTGTCTGGAAATACATGTTGCAATTAGCTAGCATGGCTAAATTTTGAAAAAATACATTTTTAATATTATTATAAGGGCTTTTAATAGCTTCTTTATCTAAGCTTATGATTTTCTTTAGAAAACAAATTTCTTCATTACACGCATCTCTCATTACATCAAAATTAATCTCTTCTATTAGTGAGATATCATCTTGCGCTAAAAATGGAAACATTTCTAAAAAATCATTATTTTTTAATAAATCGCGTCTTTCTTCGTCAAAATATGCTTCACAGTATTTTTCCACAAAATTCGAACCTGCCAACCTTAAGATATAATGGAAATTTTCAACGAAAGGGTAAACAACATGATTTCCAATATTGTCATCATGAAGTGATTCAGAATCAATAAAATCACGTGGATATTTTTTTAAAAACGCTTCATTAAATTTATTGTGTTCATTTTTGTACTTAATAATAATTTTAAGTGTTTTATTAAATTTATTAGGAATTACATTATCTAATTCTTTAACTAATTCTAAAAATTTTTTTTTATCACTATTAAAATCTTTATCAAAACCTATCCGAACATCAATTTTTTTAATATCATTTGGTATAAATTCTCTCCAATGATTTGTTTTTTCCACAAAGTTTTCAAGCTTTTGAATCTCATCAAGCGATAAATAGTAATTGCAAATTTCAATAAAAACACCAATATCAAAAACAAGAATTGAATAATTATTACGACTATTATGTACCTTAAACAAAAGGATTTCTAACTTTTCAGCAATTCTACTACATTTATCTAAATGTTTATTTTCAGTATTTCCAGATTTTAATTTAAAATTACTAAGGATAGACAATAATTTTTTTTTATATTCTTGCGCATAATCATTATCAATACTTACAAGAAAATCATAATGTGATAAAAAACTGCTCTCATCTGGATTTTGGAATAAATATTCTAAAGCTTCTTTAATCCAGGATAAGTTACGTCTAGATACACATCTAGAATTCTTAAGAAAGTTTTTAAAATGATGAATCGCGCATTCATGGTCATTTTTATCTTTCGCTTCTATTGCTGCATTAAAAAATTCAATTGTTTCCTTATTAAAATAACGACTTGGATCTTTAAGATCTTTCGTTTTGCGTGCTCTTTTAGATTGAGATGCTGAACTAATAGATGCTGAAGCATCATCTTCTTCAAGCTTTCTTTTTATTCCTTTGCCAGCAAATACTGAAAAGTCAACAAAAACAGTAAACAACAACAATATATATACGAATTTTTTCAATTTTACACCTTGTTTATTATAGTAAAAAAATTTTATAACAATTTTTATTCAATATGTCAACAGTAATTTAAAAACAAAGAATAATATTTACTTTGTTTATTTTTCTATTTAAAAAAAATCACTTTAATATATTGTCAGATCAATTAGTTAAAATAAATTTCATATGCCCCACCTTTAAAAACAAGCAATAACTAATTACATCTAAGTGAATAAGTGTTAATCTTATCTATACAATTTTAAAGGAATTAGACATGCGTATCTTTATTATATCTCTATTTTTAAGCACAATTGTTTTAACACCTATTATCGCTGAACAAAATCAACCAAATATAGCAACCATTCCTTTACCGCCAGCTCAAGAAAATAAGTATAATATTCAATCTTTTAAGCTTCCCAATGGATTAGAAGTTCTGCATATTCCTAATTTCAGAGCACCCGTCATCATGCAAGCCGTTTGCTATAAAATTGGATCAGCCGATGACGCGCAAGGTAAATCAGGTGTTGCCCATTATCTTGAACATCTTATGTTCCGCGGCACCAAAAACACACCCGATGGCGTATTTAACAAGACAATCTCTGAAATTGGCGCCGAATCAAATGCCTATACACAATATGATACGACCGTTTATTATCAGATTTTTGCAAAAAATCACCTTGAAAGAATGATGGAACTTGAAGCTGATCGTATGCAATATTTTGAACCAAACCCACAAGCTTTTGATAGTGAAAAAAGAATCATTATTGAAGAATATCAAATGCGTGTTGGTAATGATAAAAATGAACAATTATATACAATGACCAATGCAGCTTTTTTTGCAAACCACCCATACCGCATTCCCATTATTGGCTGGTGGGAAGAGCTAGAAAAAATTTCACGTGATGACGCACTTGATTATCACAAAAAATATTATGGGCCCAATAATGCAATTCTTGTGATTTCAGGTGATATTGATTTTGAATCAACTAAAAAACTTGCTGAAAAATATTATGGCCCCATCCCTGCACGTCCGACTATAGAACGTAATCGCACCCAAGAGCCTAAACATTTTCAAGAAACCATTCGTGTAGAATTAAGACATCAAACTGTAAGTGCGCAAGTGCAAGCAATTTACGACGCACCCAATTATCGAACAGGTGATCAAAAAGAAGTATTGGCACTTAGTATTTTTGAAAAAATACTTGGACATGACTCAACTGGCAAATTATACCAAAATCTTGTCATGCAACAAAAAATTGCGGGCAATGTCTATGCATCTTTTAATCCGAACTATCATGATCCATATTCTTTTGTGCTTGTGGCAAGCCCTAAAACTTTTTACGACTATAAAGAACTTGAATATGCGATACATGTAACGCTTAAAAAAATAATCAATGATGAAATTAATGACGCATTAGTTGAAGATGCCAAAAAAAATATTGTTTATGAAATGGATGAACATTTCAGTTCTCTTTCCAATATATCAGACTTTATTATTAAAGGCCTCGCCAATGGTCGCAGCCTAAAAGATATGCTGAATTTTCACCAGAATTTTGCTCAAATAAAAACAAAAGATGTTCAAGATGTTGCGCAAAAATATTTTAAAAACCCTCCGCGTATGATTGCTGCAGGCGTTTCCTTACCTCAATTGGAGTCAGATCAATGATCAAATTTGTAACATATTTTTTATTTGTTTTTTTCAACATTAATGCTGTTTTTTCAAATTCAGCTGAAATGAAATTACCGATTAAAGTCGTCCCCATTTTAACAAAAAATCAAGCATGGCTCATTGAAGATCCTTCAACACCACTTGTTTTGATTGAAATGACCTTTACCAAAACAGGCAGTTCTTACATGCCTATAGGAAAAGAAGGTCTTTCCACATTATTTTCAAATCTTTTTTTAAAAGCCCGCAATGGAGGAAACCATCATGAATTTATTGCGATCATGGATGGATTAAAACTAAAAGTGAATACAAATGTTTCACATGACAATTTAGGGTTTTCATTTTCGTTTCCTAAGGAAAATGCTGACAAAGTTATTCCACTCATAAAAACTCTTTTTAATAATGCTGTATTTTCTGAAGAAGATGTTAATAAAAATAAATATGGAGGATATACAAATTTTGCCCACTCAAACCCATCCTATGTTGCACAACGTGCTTTGCATATGAAGGTCTTTCAAGGTCATCCTTATGGGCAAAATCCTGATGGCGATTCTCAAAGCATTCAGATGTTGCGCGCTGATGATATTAAAATTTTTCCCCAAGCATTTTTAGCAAAAGAAAATCTAAAAATAAGCTTTTTAGGAAGTTTAAATGAAAAAGAAACGCAAAATTATGCGAATCAAATTTTACAAACTTTACCCGATGAAAAATTAATTAAAACTGATGATATTCCGTATATTGAACCCAAACCTGTAAAAGACTTAACGCAAA is a genomic window containing:
- a CDS encoding pitrilysin family protein; the protein is MRIFIISLFLSTIVLTPIIAEQNQPNIATIPLPPAQENKYNIQSFKLPNGLEVLHIPNFRAPVIMQAVCYKIGSADDAQGKSGVAHYLEHLMFRGTKNTPDGVFNKTISEIGAESNAYTQYDTTVYYQIFAKNHLERMMELEADRMQYFEPNPQAFDSEKRIIIEEYQMRVGNDKNEQLYTMTNAAFFANHPYRIPIIGWWEELEKISRDDALDYHKKYYGPNNAILVISGDIDFESTKKLAEKYYGPIPARPTIERNRTQEPKHFQETIRVELRHQTVSAQVQAIYDAPNYRTGDQKEVLALSIFEKILGHDSTGKLYQNLVMQQKIAGNVYASFNPNYHDPYSFVLVASPKTFYDYKELEYAIHVTLKKIINDEINDALVEDAKKNIVYEMDEHFSSLSNISDFIIKGLANGRSLKDMLNFHQNFAQIKTKDVQDVAQKYFKNPPRMIAAGVSLPQLESDQ
- a CDS encoding pitrilysin family protein; this encodes MIKFVTYFLFVFFNINAVFSNSAEMKLPIKVVPILTKNQAWLIEDPSTPLVLIEMTFTKTGSSYMPIGKEGLSTLFSNLFLKARNGGNHHEFIAIMDGLKLKVNTNVSHDNLGFSFSFPKENADKVIPLIKTLFNNAVFSEEDVNKNKYGGYTNFAHSNPSYVAQRALHMKVFQGHPYGQNPDGDSQSIQMLRADDIKIFPQAFLAKENLKISFLGSLNEKETQNYANQILQTLPDEKLIKTDDIPYIEPKPVKDLTQIYQDVPQSSIAFIYPMPKYNTLDYYYATIANVSLGLTQESKLWRAARVKKGLVYGISTDIEQWPASTYLYGSASTQGAQTQQILDIVRQKFTNLKTKGISEKDLSFAQNHLTGKIATALIEPRQIINLIHYAQTWNKDIDFLQKYVDAIRSVKLEDVNKFIQNWIDPQKLSFAIVGKNAGCEIPQE